The Myxococcales bacterium region ACGCGCCGCCGCGGGCGACAACTTCCGCGCTTATCGAAGCACCTACCGAAGAGGCGCGGGCCTTAGCGCTCGCCGGACGACACCGCGGCGGTCACGGGGAGTTGAATCGTCTCGCAACGTTCCTGGTCGCCGTTCGGGCGGCAGGCCACGGCGCGCGCGCGGAGGTGCACGTCCCCGGCGCCGCGAGCGCGGGCCACGAGACCGAACGAGAAGCGCCACCGCTCCCGCTCCTTCTGCGACACGTCGGCCGGGCCGATGCGCCCTTTGAGCGCCGTGACGAAGAGCGGCGTGTCGACGACTTGCACATCGGCCCACGCGATTCGCGCGCCCGGCACGACGAGCTCCAAGTCACAGCGCACGCGCCCAGGGCCCGCGACGCGCTCGCAAATCGCCGAGGCGCGCTCCCCATCGGCGCGCGCCTCGTGCGCCGAGAGCGCGAAGGCTAGGAGCACGGCGAGAGGGGCCAGGAGCGATCGCACGGCGACCAGTATCGCGCGCGGCCTCGGCGCGGAGCAACGACCATCGGATGGGTTCAGAGGTCCCAAACGCCGGCCACGACGCGCTTCTTCTGGAGGCACGCGACGCGCTTTCCGTCGTTGGATACGGCGCAGTGGCGAAGCTCGCCGTCGAGCTCCTTGGCGCGCAGGAGCCTCGCACCGAAGGAGCCGCGCACGAGCAGGCCAACGCTGGTGGGCACCACCAGCGCGGTGCCGTCGGGAGATTTTGCCGAGCCGGGGAGCCCGGGCGCGTCGAGCGTTGCGGCCAAGAGGCCGGCACGCCCGGCCTCCGTGACGAGCAGCGGCTCACCGCCCACGATGAGCTCGAGTCCCGACGGGCCCCACGCGAGCGGCCGCACCGGCTGGGGCTCCCCACGCGGCACCACGCAGCGCTCGCCGAGCGGCGGCACCACCGGCAAGATGACCTCGGTCGCCGCACCTTCGGGTTTCGTGAAGACTGCACGAATCGCGACGCCGTCGCACGCGTGCACCGCCGCCGCCAACACGGGGCGACCGTCGCCGCCGATGGCCGACGGCCAGGGCGGCTTCCCTGCGTCGGACTCATCGCCCTGCGCGACGTCAGCGCGGACAACCCCCGCGCGGGTGCGGATCAAGAGGTGGCCGTCGGCCTCGAAGGCCAACGGACCAAAGGCGGGCACGTCGCGGGGCGGCTCGTCGGGCACCGCGGCCAGGAGGCGCACGCTCGTCGTTTCGCGCACGGGCGCCAACTTCTCGAGCAGCGACTGCACCTCCTTCAGCTTCGCGGGGCTCTTCGCCGCCGGCGGACGCTGCGCTCGATCGAAGGCGAGCGCGGCGCGGAGCGCATCCCCAAGCGTCGCTTGAGCGCGTGCCTCGGCCAAGCCCGCTTCCTCAAGGGCGCGGCTCCCGGCGCACGACGGGAGCGAAGCGCCAGCGAGCTGCACGATGCGGGCGCTTCCACCTTCAGCGCAAGCCGCGTGGGCGAGGTGCCGGAGCTGCCGAACCGAAACGGGAACGAGCGCTGCCTCCTTCCCGCGCGCGGCGCGTGCGACAAGCGCGCCGCTCACGGCGCGGAAGGAGGCCTCGGGCTCGTCGGGGTCGCGACTTAGTCCCGCCGAGCGATCCAACCACACGAGCGACGCTCCCACGCGAGGCGCGGGCTCGAACGGCGCAACGGCCCCATCAAGCGCGATCCGCAGGGCCACGTCATCGATGCCGTCGCCATCGCGATCCGCCGCTTCGACGTCCACGAGCAGCGGTTGTGCGCCGGGCGGATCGGCGATGCCCGCGGCAAAGCGCGCGCGCGGCGCCTTCGCTTCTGTCGCGACGACGACGAGCCAGCGCGCCGGAACGCGGTTCGGACACGACGCGCCGACCTCGACGACCAAGGAACTCTTCCCGCGAAGCGCCAGCTTCACCGGCGTGTCAGCGCCAGCCGCGACCGGCGCGCGCGCGTCGCACTTGGCGAGCGGCGGCGACGATGCCACGACGTTCGGGACGAGCGCGGCGGCGGGCTTGGCGCCAGCGTTTGGGCTCGCGCGAAAGAGCGCCACGGCAAAGATGGGCCCTTGCGACGCGCCGTCGGAGCGCAAGACGGCGGCCGCATCCTTTGCGCCGTCACCGTCGAAGTCGAAGAGCGCGGCGCCGACGAAGGTCTGGCCCACGGGCGCGTCGAGCGTCACGCCGTCGACGACGAAGCTTCGTGCCGAAGGCGGCGCCGCGACGAACGAGAGCGCAACACCGCCGTCGGCCCCGGGCCCGGAAGCGGTCTCGGGCGCCAGAGGCGCGGCGTCGGCCCACGCGGTGGCGGCGTCGCGACCGTCGATCGAATAGGGCACGTACGGCTTGTCACGCTCGCACTTGCACGAAGGAACGCTGCCGAGGAGCGCCACGAGGCCGGCAGCCACGATCCTCGACTTCCAGGCCTCCACGACGAGCTCCACGAAAGAACACTTACCACGGGGACTGGGCGATATGCTCGCGGCCGTGCGGGCGGTTATCGGCTTCCTCTTCGCGTGCGTGAGCGCCCTCACGCTGCTCGCAGCAGCCGCTCATGCCGACGAGCCGCACGACCGCATCAAGAGCGTGCTCAATGATCCTCGCCTGGCGCGCGACCGCGCGACGCTCGACGCGCTTGCACGAGACAGCGACGCGATGCCCGCCGGCGCGGACCGCGACACACTCGACATGTTCCTGAGCGCGGCGTTCCGCGAACGCGTCGCCGACACGGGACGCGTCGTTCATCACGCGGCACGACTCGAGACGAGCACAACGGCGTCGCCGCTCCTCAAGCGCGTCGCCCAGGGCACGCAGGTCGACGCGCTGCTCGCCGCCGGTGACGTTTCGGCGGGCCTCGCAGTGGCGAAGCGCAGCGGCGACGCCGATCTCCTCGGTCGCGCGCACAAGCACCAGCGCCGGGCGCGACTGCACGTGGCGAGCGTCGCGCTCATCGGGCTCTTTGGCGCCGGCGTAGCTCTCGCGCTCGCGCGCGCCGAGAGCGCGCGCCGTCGGGCGGCCTTGGTCGTTGCGCGGGCGTTCCTTCCGCGCGCTCTCTTCTTCGCCGCGTGGCTCGGCGGCGCCGGCGCGGTGCTCGCCGCAAGTTACGACAACGCGAGTCCCCTGCCCTTCTTGCTGCTCGCGGCCGCGGTGGTTCCCTTTGCGCTCGGCGCACGCGCGTGGAGCGCCGTTGGCCGGGAATCGCCCTCGGCTCGGCTCGGTCGCGCCTTTGTCGCGGCGCCGGCGCTCGTCGCCGTGGCCTACCTCACGCTCGAGCGCACGGACACGTCGTTGCTCGCCGGCTTTGGCCTATGAGTCGCGACGCCAGCACCGACGATGCGCGCGCGCGCGAGAACCGCGAGACGAGCTTCAAGCCCGAACACATCCACGTTGTGCGTCTTGGTCACGGAGCCAATTGCTCGAGCATTGGCAGCGTCCTCGACGTGCTCTTCGCGACAGCGGCCGTCGGCTCGGCTCTGTTCGTGGCGGCCGCCGCGGCCCTCGGTCCCGTTGCGGCCGCGAAGGAGAGCGACGCGGCGCCCACCACTGGCGGCGACGCGCCCACCCAAGACGAGGAGCCAGAGCCTTGAAGGCGCGCGTCGAGAGCTGGGGCGCGTGGGTCCGCTTCGGCGACGACGCGCCGCAAGCGCCCGTCGACCTCCGCGGCGCGCTCGTCGCCATCGATCGCGAAGGTGCTCGCACGCTGGGCCTCGATGGCGGGCCCGGTTGGATGATCAGCGACACGGCGAACGGCGGCGCACGTCGACCGCTCGAGGCTCATGTGGCTGTCACGAGTCGATGCGCCGCCGGCTGCACCGGTTGCTACCAAGACGCGACGCCTCACGGCACTGACGTCGCGCGCACGTCCATTGAGCAGACGCTCGATACGCTCGCACACGAAGGCGTCTTCACCGTCGCGTTCGGTGGCGGCGAGCCCCTCGTTCGCGACGATCTCGGCGAGCTCGCCGACGAAGTGCGCGCCCGCAAGATGACCCCCGTCGTCACCACCAGCGGTCTCGGCATGACGGAGGCGCGAGCCCGGTCGTTGCGATCGTTCGCACAAGTCAACGTGAGCTACGACGGCGCGGGGGCCGACTACGCCTCCGTGCGAGGCTTCGACGGTGCGTCGCACGCGGAGCGCGCCATCGAGATGCTCATCGCGGCGGGCGTGCGCGTCGGCGTCAACGTCGTCTTGACGCGAGACACGTTCCCGCGACTCGCAGAAACACTGGAGCGCGCACGCCTGTTGGGCGCCGTCGAGGCGCAACTGCTTCGCTACAAGCCCGCTGGCCGTGCAGCGTCGCTCGATTACCTCGTGCGGCGCCTCTCGCGGGA contains the following coding sequences:
- a CDS encoding radical SAM protein — translated: MKARVESWGAWVRFGDDAPQAPVDLRGALVAIDREGARTLGLDGGPGWMISDTANGGARRPLEAHVAVTSRCAAGCTGCYQDATPHGTDVARTSIEQTLDTLAHEGVFTVAFGGGEPLVRDDLGELADEVRARKMTPVVTTSGLGMTEARARSLRSFAQVNVSYDGAGADYASVRGFDGASHAERAIEMLIAAGVRVGVNVVLTRDTFPRLAETLERARLLGAVEAQLLRYKPAGRAASLDYLVRRLSREQALGFGATLRRLVTSLREATPPLSLRIDCALVCFLSTDESLMSNAAHLERSGIFGCEAGGYLEAVRADGQRTPCSFAPTVDQAALRAFVAAPPEPCASCPLRKVCRCGCRIVAGFAEGRGADARPFALAPDPECPRVALHRGAS